From one Mustela nigripes isolate SB6536 chromosome 16, MUSNIG.SB6536, whole genome shotgun sequence genomic stretch:
- the PNPO gene encoding pyridoxine-5'-phosphate oxidase yields the protein MAGHVAGGLMTCGLRGVTVTFGRPAEWPRYLHHLYGGGVSMDLGPMRKSYRGDREAFEETQLTSLDPMKQFAAWFEEAVQCPDIGEANAMCLATCTRDGKPSARMVLLKGFGKDGFRFFTNFESRKGKELDSNPFASLVFYWEPLNRQVRVEGSVKKLPEEEAECYFHSRPKSSQIGAVVSNQSSVIPDREYLRKKNEELEQLYQAQEVPKPKYWGGYILYPQVMEFWQGQTNRLHDRILFRRGLPTRDSPLGPMTHRGEEDWLYERLAP from the exons ATGGCGGGTCACGTGGCTGGCGGCCTCATGACGTGCGGATTGCGAGGCGTCACCGTGACGTTCGGGCGACCTGCCGAGTGGCCCCGCTACCTCCACCACTTGTACGGTGGCGGTGTCAGCATGGACCTGGGCCCGATGCGCAAGAGTTACCGCGGGGACCGAGAG GCATTTGAGGAAACTCAGCTGACGTCCCTGGACCCCATGAAGCAGTTTGCTGCCTGGTTTGAGGAGGCCGTTCAGTGTCCTGACATAGGGGAAGCCAATGCCATGTGTCTGGCTACCTGCACCAG AGACGGAAAACCCTCTGCCCGCATGGTGCTGCTGAAGGGCTTTGGCAAGGATGGCTTCCGCTTCTTCACTAACTTCGAGAGTCGGAAGGGAAAAGAGCTG GACTCCAATccctttgcttcccttgtcttctACTGGGAGCCCCTCAACCGTCAG GTGCGTGTGGAGGGCTCCGTGAAGAAGCTGCCTGAAGAGGAGGCTGAGTGCTACTTCCACTCCCGCCCTAAGAGCAGCCAAATCGGGGCTGTGGTCAGTAACCAGAGTTCTGTGATCCCCGATCGGGAG TatctgagaaagaagaatgaggaaCTGGAGCAGCTCTACCAAGCACAAGAGGTGCCAAAGCCAAAGTACTG GGGTGGCTACATCCTGTACCCGCAAGTGATGGAGTTCTGGCAGGGCCAAACCAACCGTCTGCATGACCGGATCCTCTTCCGGCGGGGCCTGCCGACAAGAGACTCCCCTTTGGGGCCCATGACCCACCGTGGGGAGGAAGACTGGCTGTATGAGAGGCTTGCACCCTGA
- the SP2 gene encoding transcription factor Sp2 — protein sequence MSDPQTSMAATAAVSPSDYLQPAASTTQDSQPSPLALLAATCSKIGPPAVEAAVTPPAPPQPTPRKLVPIKPAPLPLSPGKNSFGILSSKGNILQIQGSQLSASYPGGQLVFAIQNPTVINKGTRSSANIQYQAVPQIQASNSQTIQVQPGLSNQIQIIPGTSQAIITPSPSSHKPVPIKPAPIQKSSTTTAPVQSGANVVKLTGGGGNVTLTLPVNSLVNTSDSGATTQLLTESPPTPLSKTNKKARKKSLPASQPPVAVAEQVETVLIETTADNIIQAGNNLLIVQSPGGGQPAVVQQVQVVPPKAEQQQVVQIPQQALRVVQAASATLPTVPQKPSQNFQIQAAEPTPTQVYIRTPSGEVQTVLVQDSTPTTAAATSATTCSSPASRAPHLSGTSKKHSAAILRKERPLPKIAPAGSIISLNAAQLAAAAQAMQTININGVQVQGVPVTITNTGGQQQLTVQNVSGNNLTISGLSPTQIQLQMEQALAGEAQPGEKRRRMACTCPNCKDGDKRSGEQGKKKHVCHIPDCGKTFRKTSLLRAHVRLHTGERPFVCNWFFCGKRFTRSDELQRHARTHTGDKRFECAQCQKRFMRSDHLTKHYKTHLVTKNL from the exons ATCCACAGACCAGCATGGCTGCCACTGCCGCTGTCAGTCCCAGTGACTACCTGCAGCCCGCCGCCTCCACCACCCAG GATTCCCAGCCATCTCCTCTAGCCCTGCTGGCTGCAACATGTAGCAAAATCGGCCCTCCGGCTGTGGAAGCTGCAGTGACGCCTCCTGCTCCCCCCCAGCCCACGCCACGGAAACTCGTCCCCATCAaacctgcccctctccctctcagtcCTGGCAAGAATAGCTTTGGAATCTTGTCCTCCAAAGGAAACATCCTCCAGATTCAGGGGTCACAACTGAGTGCGTCCTACCCTGGGGGGCAGCTGGTGTTCGCTATCCAGAACCCCACTGTGATCAACAAAGGGACCCGATCGAGTGCCAATATCCAGTACCAGGCGGTCCCGCAGATACAGGCGAGCAACTCCCAGACCATCCAGGTCCAGCCCGGTCTCAGCAACCAGATCCAGATCATCCCCGGCACCAGCCAAGCCATCATCACCCCCTCACCATCCAGTCACAAGCCCGTCCCCATCAAGCCAGCCCCCATCCAGAAGTCGAGTACAACCACCGCCCCTGTGCAGAGTGGGGCCAACGTGGTGAAGCTGACAGGTGGCGGTGGCAACGTGACGCTCACCCTCCCCGTCAACAGCCTTGTGAACACCAGCGACTCCGGGGCCACCACTCAGCTCCTCACggagagcccccccaccccattgtCTAAGACTAACAAGAAAGCCAGGAAGAAgagtctccctgcctcccagccccccgTGGCCGTGGCCGAGCAGGTGGAGACGGTGCTGATCGAGACCACTGCGGACAACATCATCCAGGCGGGAAACAACCTGCTCATTGTTCAGAGCCCGGGGGGCGGCCAGCCAGCCGTGGTCCAGCAGGTGCAGGTGGTGCCCCCCAAGGCGGAGCAGCAGCAGGTGGTGCAGATCCCCCAGCAGGCCCTGCGGGTGGTGCAGGCGGCATCTGCCACCCTCCCCACCGTCCCCCAGAAGCCCTCCCAGAACTTTCAGATCCAGGCGGCTGAGCCCACGCCTACTCAG GTCTACATCCGTACGCCTTCCGGTGAGGTGCAGACAGTCCTTGTCCAGGACAGCACCCCGACAACAGCTGCAGCCACCTCTGCCACCACCTGTAGCAGCCCGGCATCCCGTGCTCCCCATCTGAGCGGGACCAGCAAAAAGCATTCTGCCGCAATTCTCCGGAAAGAGCGCCCCCTGCCAAAGATTGCCCCCGCTGGGAGCATTATCAGCCTGAATGCAGCACAGCTGGCAGCAGCGGCCCAGGCCATGCAGACCATCAACATCAACGGGGTCCAGGTCCAGGGCGTGCCTGTCACCATCACCAACACTGGCG ggcAGCAGCAGCTGACGGTGCAGAACGTCTCCGGGAACAACCTGACCATCAGCGGGCTGAGCCCCACGCAGATCCAGCTGCAGATGGAGCAGGCCCTGGCCGGGGAGGCCCAGCCTGGGGAGAAGCGGCGCCGCATGGCCTGCACGTGTCCCAACTGCAAGGATGGGGACAAGAG GTCTGGAGAGCAGGGCAAGAAGAAGCACGTGTGCCATATCCCCGACTGTGGCAAGACTTTCCGGAAGACATCCTTGCTGCGGGCCCACGTGCGCCTGCACACCGGCGAGCGGCCCTTTGTCTGCAACTGGTTCTTCTGTGGGAAGAGGTTCACCAGGAGTGACGAGCTGCAGCGGCACGCCCGCACGCACACAG GGGACAAACGTTTCGAGTGTGCCCAGTGTCAGAAGCGCTTCATGAGAAGTGACCATCTCACCAAGCATTACAAGACCCACCTGGTCACGAAGAACTTGTAA